Proteins encoded within one genomic window of Oryza brachyantha chromosome 7, ObraRS2, whole genome shotgun sequence:
- the LOC107304523 gene encoding non-specific lipid transfer protein GPI-anchored 5-like, with translation MAAAARASTGGANGVAPLVFAAVVAAAVVLAASPGAAQSSGGGGSSCMTEMISLASCLGYMSGNSSAPKPSCCTALSSVVTSKPECLCMVLGGGASSLGVTINNTRALELPAACNVKTPPASQCSTVGVPIPSPTAPPASTTKTPPAAPAVPTETPAGTGGSKATPTTVTPGQQSSGSVGKAASMAAVIVSVAFALIHA, from the exons ATGGCGTTGCGCCACTGgtgttcgccgccgtcgtcgcggcggccgtggTTCTCGCGGCGAGCCCCGGCGCGGcgcagagcagcggcggcggcggcagcagctgcATGACGGAGATGATCAGCCTGGCGTCGTGCCTGGGCTACATGTCCGGGAACTCGTCGGCGCCCAAGCCGTCGTGCTGCACGGCGCTGTCCAGCGTGGTGACGTCCAAGCCGGAGTGCCTCTGCAtggtgctcggcggcggcgcctcctcgCTCGGCGTCACCATCAACAACACCCGCGCGCTCGAGCTCCCCGCCGCCTGCAACGTCAAGACCCCTCCGGCCAGCCAGTGCAGCA CTGTCGGCGTGCCGATCCCGTCTCCGacagcgccgccggcgtcgaccaCGAAGACCCCACCAGCGGCACCGGCGGTGCCAACTGAGACTCCTGCAGGAACCGGCGGCTCCAAGGCGACTCCGACGACGGTGACCCCCGGTCAGCAGAGCAGCGGGAGCGTCGGCAAGGCGGCGTCCATGGCGGCCGTCATTGTTTCTGTTGCATTTGCACTGATCCATGCCTGA